One part of the Chloroflexota bacterium genome encodes these proteins:
- the lysW gene encoding lysine biosynthesis protein LysW, with protein sequence MSQTVTCPECAAEFELDPGTEVNEIVVCPDCGVELEVVSLDPPAVELAPMEEEDWGE encoded by the coding sequence ATGTCTCAAACCGTCACCTGCCCTGAATGTGCTGCCGAATTCGAACTCGACCCCGGCACCGAAGTGAACGAAATCGTGGTCTGCCCCGACTGCGGCGTGGAACTGGAAGTGGTTTCCCTCGACCCGCCCGCGGTGGAACTCGCGCCGATGGAAGAGGAAGACTGGGGCGAGTAA